A part of Vespa crabro chromosome 20, iyVesCrab1.2, whole genome shotgun sequence genomic DNA contains:
- the LOC124431254 gene encoding sperm flagellar protein 1-like, translating into MEPVNENKLDEIYAWIDQITFSRPKKNISRDFSDGVFMAELLKRYYPKHVDVHNYVPGNSVAKKIDNWNILNRKVLSKIDMKLGKDVINQLANSQLGIIEKVLIDVRAKILKDCNADGDSLYSDYEENGRGENAKPILNPEEIVNRTVPRHTFIKLKQELQERNETINALHKKISHLESLIKLKDQRIVDLTAQITRPMAHT; encoded by the exons atggagCCGGTAAACGAAAACAAGCTCGATGAGATTTATGCGTGGATAGATCAGATTACATTTTCAAgaccgaagaaaaatatatcgagaGATTTTTCGGACGGAG TATTTATGGCCGAATTATTGAAACGATATTATCCCAAGCACGTTGACGTGCACAATTATGTGCCTGGCAATAGTGTAGCAAAGAAGATCGATAATTGGAacatattaaatagaaaagttCTTTCTAAAATTGATATGAAACTTGGAAAAGATGTAATCAATCAATTGGCAAATTCACAATTAGGCATTATTGAGAAGGTTTTGATAGATGTGCGAgcgaaaattttaaaagattgtAATGCAGATGGAGATTCATTATATTCTGATTATGAAGAAAATGGAAGAGGtg AAAACGCTAAACCTATTTTAAATCCTGAAGAAATTGTTAATAGAACAGTACCACGTCATACTTTCATCAAACTTAAGCAAGAATTGCAAGAAAGGAATGAAACTATCAACGCacttcataaaaaaatttcacacTTGGAAAGTTTGATCAAATTAAAGGATCAAAGAATAGTAGATCTTACGGCACAAATTACAAGACCAATGGCACATACATAG
- the LOC124431255 gene encoding U6 snRNA-associated Sm-like protein LSm3 yields the protein MADESEQVPAINVKEPLDLIRLSLDERIYVKMRNERELRGRLHAYDQHLNMVLGEAEETVTTVEIDEETYEEVYRTTKRNISMLFIRGDGVILVSPPSMRAPM from the exons ATGGCTGATGAATCGGAACAG GTTCCAGCAATAAATGTGAAAGAACCGTTggatttaataagattaagttTGGACGAACGAATTTACGTGAAaatgagaaacgaaagagaattaCGAGGACGTTTACAT gcCTATGATCAACACTTGAATATGGTATTAGGTGAAGCGGAGGAAACTGTTACAACTGTAGAAATTGATGAAGAAACATATGAAGAAGTTTACCGTactacaaaaagaaatatatctatgCTATTTATCCGTGGTGATGGTGTCATTTTAGTATCTCCGCCTAGCATGAGAGCACCCatgtaa
- the LOC124431253 gene encoding ETS-related transcription factor Elf-5-like has protein sequence MNSFDNYDRTNLSEVCSSVINLNDENENNDHFLWNMDTPVNKKDGSIYNSYEPKRKRCFLGENEDIDGTGWCGKPIKSWCQEETISWLMSAASSIGLPYRSIQQSLAVSGEQLATMTRNDFLFHDPIYGDKLYCHLHSQHISNSLPPFEAIHSHSEDDLAQMSSSGVSDTESDNCMKITMKRPPGRPKMLKPKKSVTGQGKLWEFIRDLLRNRETCPSLICWEDYSQAKFRFVKSDEVAKRWGSRKGNTKMTYEKLSRAMRYYYKSKIFQPVLGRRLVYQFGPNAKGWQTDNPNFRY, from the exons ATGAATTCCTTCGATAACTATGACAGGACGAATCTGTCGGAG GTTTGTTCCTCGGTAATAAACTTgaacgatgaaaatgaaaataacgatcatTTCTTGTGGAACATGGATACTCCAGTTAACAAAAAAGATGGCTCGATTTATAATTCGTACGAACCCAAACGAAAAAGATGTTTCCTCG GTGAAAACGAGGACATCGATGGAACCGGCTGGTGCGGGAAACCGATCAAAAGTTGGTGCCAAGAGGAAACGATAAGTTGGTTAATGTCAGCCGCATCTTCTATAGGACTACCATACAGGTCTATCCAGCAGAGTCTTGCGGTTTCCGGAGAACAACTTGCTACGATGACACGCAATGATTTCCTCTTTCACGATCCAATCTATGGGGATAAATTATATTGCCATCTTCATTCTCAACATATTTCGAATTCAC tTCCACCGTTCGAGGCTATACATTCGCATTCCGAAGACGATTTGGCTCAAATGTCATCGAGCGGTGTTTCTg aTACTGAGTCAGACAATTGTATGAAAATTACGATGAAACGACCACCGGGAAGGCCAAAAATGTTAAAGCCGAAGAAAAGTG TCACGGGTCAAGGAAAACTATGGGAGTTTATTCGGGATTTATTACGCAATCGAGAAACTTGTCCCAGCTTAATTTGTTGGGAGGATTATTCGCAAGCTAAATTTCGCTTTGTTAAGAGCGACGAAGTCGCGAAACGATGGGGTTCCCGAAAAGGAAATACAAAAATGACTTATGAAAAACTTAGTCGTGCCATGAG GTACTATTACAAAAGTAAGATATTTCAACCCGTACTTGGTCGAAGATTGGTTTATCAGTTCGGTCCTAACGCAAAAGGATGGCAAACTGATAATCCTAATTTCCGATATTGA